One segment of Alnus glutinosa chromosome 2, dhAlnGlut1.1, whole genome shotgun sequence DNA contains the following:
- the LOC133859854 gene encoding large ribosomal subunit protein bL12c-like — MPLILSSSLFTLHSPSLSDSQRKMASTLSTLTLRCLSYPTPITSPYPTHTAKPTTLLKFPSTPLSLSHRFPHLRPISAVAAPEKIEKLGAEISGLTLEEARVLVDYLQDKLGVSAASFAPAAAVAAPGVGAGDAPAAVEEKTEFDVVIEEVPSNARISVIKAVRALTSLALKEAKELIEGLPKKFKEGVSKDEAEEAKKQLEEAGAKIGIV; from the coding sequence ATGCCCCTTATCCTATCCTCTTCTCTCTTCACTCTTCACTCACCCTCTCTCTCAGACTCTCAAAGAAAAATGGCTAGCACTCTCTCAACACTCACACTTCGATGTCTCTCTTATCCTACGCCCATAACCTCCCCTTATCCTACGCACACAGCCAAACCTACCACCCTCCTCAAGTTCCCCTCCACCCCTCTTAGCCTCAGCCACCGGTTCCCCCATCTCCGTCCTATCTCCGCCGTGGCCGCTCCCGAGAAGATCGAAAAGCTCGGAGCCGAAATCTCCGGCCTCACGCTCGAGGAGGCGCGCGTGCTTGTCGACTACCTCCAGGACAAGCTCGGCGTGTCCGCCGCGTCCTTCGCCCCCGCCGCCGCCGTGGCAGCCCCCGGCGTGGGCGCCGGAGATGCCCCCGCCGCTGTCGAGGAGAAGACCGAGTTCGACGTGGTGATCGAGGAGGTGCCCAGCAACGCGCGCATCTCGGTGATCAAGGCGGTCAGGGCCCTCACGAGCCTGGCGCTCAAGGAGGCCAAAGAGCTCATCGAAGGCCTGCCCAAGAAGTTCAAGGAGGGCGTGTCGAAGGACGAGGCCGAGGAGGCCAAGAAGCAGCTCGAGGAGGCTGGTGCCAAGATCGGCATCGTTTGA
- the LOC133859856 gene encoding monodehydroascorbate reductase 4, peroxisomal, with the protein MGRAFVYVILGGGVAAGYAALEFKKRGVSQGELCIISEESVAPYERPALSKGFLLPEARSRLPSFHTCVGDNEERLTPKWYKEHGIELVLGTRVKSADVRRKTLLTAAGETISYKILIIATGARALKLEEFGVSGSDAENVCYLRDLTDANGIFNVMQSCVGGNAVVIGGGYIGMECAASLVINKINVTMVFPEAHCMARLFTPKIASYYEDYYQSKGVKFIKGTVLSSFDIDSTGKVTAVNLRDGSQLPADMVVVGIGIRPNTSLFEGQLTLEKGGIKVNGKLQSSNSSVYAVGDVAAFPVKLFGETRRLEHVDSARKTARHAVAAIMDHEKASEFDYLPFFYSRVFTMSWQFYGDNEGEVVHYGDFSGSTFGAYWVSKGHLVGSFLEGGTKEEYEAIAKATRLKPAIEDLAEMERQGLGFALTVSQKPLPLPPVDVSGSDVVLERPIYAFHAAAGVVLAASIAAFAYWYGRRRRRW; encoded by the exons atgggaagGGCATTTGTGTATGTGATTCTGGGGGGAGGGGTGGCAGCTGGATATGCAGCGCTTGAATTCAAAAAGAGGGGAGTCTCTCAGGGTGAACTCTGCATAATCTCTGAAGAATCA GTTGCGCCTTATGAGAGACCTGCATTAAGCAAAGGTTTTTTACTTCCTGAAG CTCGTTCGCGCCTGCCATCATTTCATACATGCGTTGGTGATAATGAGGAAAGGCTGACCCCTAAGTGGTATAAGGAACACG GAATTGAATTAGTTCTTGGAACTCGAGTCAAGTCGGCTGATGTAAGGCGTAAGACATTATTAACAGCTGCTGGGGAGACTATAAGTTACAAGATTCTCATCATTGCTACAGGTGCTCGG GCTTTGAAGCTTGAAGAATTTGGAGTGAGTGGATCAGATGCTGAAAATGTGTGCTATCTACGAGATTTGACTGATGCAAATGGGATTTTTAACGTGATGCAATCCTGTGTTGGCGGGAATGCTGTTGTCATTGGTGGTGGCTACATTGGAATGGAGTGTGCTGCATCTTTGGTgatcaataaaataaatgtaaccATGGTTTTCCCAGAAGCACATTGCA TGGCTCGTTTGTTTACTCCCAAGATTGCAAGTTATTATGAAGATTATTACCAGTCCAAAGGAGTAAAATTCATCAAAGGAACTGTCTTGTCATCATTTGATATTGATTCCACTGGGAAG GTCACTGCTGTTAATCTTCGAGATGGAAGTCAGCTACCTGCAGACATGGTGGTTGTGGGTATAGGAATCCGTCCAAACACAAGCTTGTTTGAAGGCCAACTAACTTTGGAGAAGGGTGGGATCAAAGTGAATGGAAAGTTGCAGTCGAGCAACAGCTCAGTCTATGCTGTTGGTGATGTTGCGGCATTTCCAGTTAAACTATTTGGTGAAACCCGTAGACTTGAACACGTGGACTCGGCTCGAAAGACTGCAAGACATGCTGTTGCTGCAATAATGGATCATGAAAAAGCGAGTGAATTTGACTACTTGCCTTTCTTTTACTCCAGAGTCTTCACAATGTCTTGGCAGTTTTATGGGGACAACGAAGGGGAAGTAGTCCATTATGGGGATTTCTCAGGAAGTACATTTGGGGCTTACTGGGTAAGCAAGGGTCACCTCGTTGGTTCTTTCCTTGAGGGTGGAACCAAAGAAGAGTATGAAGCTATAGCCAAGGCCACCAGGCTCAAGCCGGCGATTGAAGACCTGGCTGAAATGGAAAGGCAGGGTTTGGGCTTTGCATTGACAGTTAGTCAGAAGCCGCTGCCATTGCCGCCTGTTGATGTTAGTGGTTCTGATGTTGTACTGGAAAGACCAATTTATGCTTTCCATGCAGCTGCTGGTGTTGTTCTGGCTGCTTCAATAGCTGCATTTGCATACTGGTATGGGAGGCGGCGCAGAAGGTGGTAA